A DNA window from Micrococcales bacterium contains the following coding sequences:
- the folK gene encoding 2-amino-4-hydroxy-6-hydroxymethyldihydropteridine diphosphokinase, whose translation MHPLRGGNGEPLDVLELKGISACGFHGLLPEERASGQAFVADVSLHLNTSAAAETDSIEHSVDYAKVCQDVTRVIGGKPYNLLETLAQAIAGVVLTNPSVEVADVALHKPWAPIGVPVDDVVLRVRRQRRGRHVVEDPPGPEALDYQLFEGEPAPPGQVDPGPAPTLVRAEDQEAAAGPHLTGNWGQQPDGTAPAPARPSRATATWETRPAKWSYSSKWRRWEAEPAQASNQPSTRPPWLAFHPHLPVGQAAPPGPWTPQVPPEQVVSEPSTLIPSTWSQPVEPDGPSDVPPLEAPNVTVGPPPAESLVDTTTMAPAEPLARTLAEDPAQPPAMTQAQANFDWALVDSLDQRPSEPVDAIVALGANVGDALATLRSAIDALRALNGLWVVGISPLARTAPVGAEDQPEFFNAVVHVRTDLSARSLFRLLALIEDAHGRVRHQEWGPRTLDLDLIAYDCLIAGDDELTVPHPRAHQRAFVLLPWAYMYRRAFLPGVDGGMVAALAAKAPDRAGVRWLATDWINTDQVVTGGYNQFGTGDQTAFAAWGAWAS comes from the coding sequence ATGCACCCATTGCGGGGTGGGAATGGAGAGCCCCTCGACGTCCTTGAGCTGAAAGGTATCAGCGCGTGTGGCTTCCATGGTTTGCTGCCGGAGGAAAGAGCCAGCGGCCAGGCTTTCGTAGCTGATGTCTCGCTACATTTGAACACTTCTGCCGCGGCCGAGACCGATTCGATTGAGCACAGCGTTGACTACGCCAAGGTCTGCCAGGACGTTACTCGCGTCATCGGCGGCAAACCTTACAACCTGCTTGAAACCCTGGCCCAGGCCATCGCCGGCGTGGTCTTGACGAACCCATCCGTCGAGGTGGCCGATGTCGCGCTGCACAAGCCTTGGGCGCCAATTGGCGTGCCGGTTGACGATGTCGTCTTGCGGGTCAGGCGCCAACGCCGCGGGCGGCATGTAGTCGAAGACCCGCCCGGACCGGAAGCCTTGGACTACCAGTTGTTCGAAGGCGAGCCAGCACCGCCAGGCCAAGTCGATCCGGGCCCCGCCCCCACTTTGGTCCGCGCTGAAGACCAGGAAGCTGCGGCCGGGCCGCATTTGACAGGCAACTGGGGGCAGCAGCCGGACGGCACCGCGCCAGCCCCTGCCCGCCCCAGCCGGGCCACGGCCACCTGGGAGACTCGACCGGCCAAGTGGTCGTACTCCTCAAAATGGCGCCGCTGGGAAGCCGAGCCCGCCCAGGCCTCAAATCAGCCCAGCACTAGGCCACCGTGGTTGGCCTTTCACCCCCATTTGCCTGTTGGCCAAGCCGCGCCGCCTGGGCCTTGGACCCCGCAGGTGCCACCGGAACAGGTCGTATCAGAGCCATCGACTCTAATCCCCTCCACCTGGTCTCAGCCCGTCGAACCAGATGGACCTAGCGATGTGCCACCTCTCGAGGCGCCAAATGTGACCGTTGGGCCACCACCGGCCGAATCGCTAGTCGACACCACGACCATGGCGCCGGCCGAACCCCTGGCCAGGACTCTGGCCGAAGACCCAGCCCAACCTCCAGCCATGACCCAGGCCCAGGCGAACTTCGATTGGGCTTTGGTTGATTCGCTTGATCAACGGCCCAGCGAACCGGTCGACGCGATTGTGGCGCTGGGAGCCAACGTTGGTGACGCCTTGGCCACGCTGCGCAGCGCCATCGACGCCTTGCGCGCGCTCAACGGGCTGTGGGTGGTCGGAATCTCGCCGCTGGCCCGCACCGCCCCGGTTGGCGCTGAAGATCAACCTGAGTTTTTCAACGCCGTGGTCCATGTCCGCACGGACCTATCGGCCCGGTCGCTTTTCCGGTTGCTGGCACTGATCGAGGACGCCCACGGCCGTGTCCGCCACCAAGAGTGGGGGCCGCGCACGCTTGACCTCGACTTGATCGCTTACGACTGCCTGATTGCCGGGGATGACGAACTGACCGTGCCGCATCCCAGGGCACACCAGCGGGCCTTCGTCTTGCTGCCCTGGGCCTATATGTATCGACGGGCATTTTTGCCGGGCGTTGACGGCGGCATGGTGGCGGCGCTGGCGGCCAAAGCGCCAGACCGGGCCGGCGTGCGCTGGCTGGCGACTGATTGGATCAACACTGATCAAGTTGTCACCGGCGGCTACAACCAGTTTGGCACCGGTGACCAGACCGCCTTCGCCGCCTGGGGTGCCTGGGCCAGCTGA
- a CDS encoding DUF3180 domain-containing protein, with protein MQPTKWSTIAVTVVVSGVVAWAGLDLTASRAARFTQVPWTVPAALVVVAVVVVLLAWPVRQYVKGKRRQVDRLRAATVVALGKACTLAGSALSGLYGAVTLTLMAKVIDGAPGRWAWQAGAALLGAIVLTVGGRLTEWFCQLPPSEGPPETQPDGSHPQAA; from the coding sequence GTGCAGCCAACCAAATGGTCCACTATCGCCGTCACGGTGGTGGTTAGCGGTGTGGTCGCATGGGCCGGCCTCGATCTGACGGCCAGCCGGGCCGCCCGTTTTACCCAGGTGCCCTGGACCGTGCCGGCAGCACTGGTGGTAGTGGCGGTAGTAGTGGTGCTCCTGGCCTGGCCCGTCAGGCAATACGTCAAGGGCAAACGCCGCCAGGTTGACCGCCTGCGGGCTGCCACGGTGGTGGCCTTGGGCAAGGCCTGCACCTTGGCTGGCTCGGCTCTAAGTGGTTTGTACGGCGCGGTCACGCTCACCCTAATGGCCAAAGTCATCGACGGGGCGCCCGGGCGGTGGGCCTGGCAGGCAGGGGCGGCCTTACTGGGCGCGATTGTGCTAACAGTCGGTGGCCGGCTGACGGAGTGGTTCTGCCAGCTGCCGCCCAGCGAAGGGCCGCCTGAGACACAGCCAGACGGCTCGCATCCACAAGCGGCTTGA
- a CDS encoding DUF2520 domain-containing protein, with protein sequence MQRQPVAFGLIGVGRVGGPISRALSDAGYPVVGVSAYDEESRERAEVMLPGVPLLEAAEVVDKAALVWLTVSDDAITPLCQELASSWRPGQVVVHASGARGLAALAPAARAGAITLAIHPAMTFTGTSIDVVKMHQAPFAITTPVGLEPLAEALVQALGGWPFVVHESDRPLYHTALAHLSNHLVTLVDQARQLIQTITGADPHDLLEPLALASLEAALRHGIDGLSGAVSRGDVTTLVTHRQALENWAASRGGLVSGEVALDDRASAALDTVRTYRELALMTARAAERAGRIDAAAVEAIGQALD encoded by the coding sequence GTGCAACGACAACCGGTAGCTTTTGGCCTGATCGGCGTGGGCCGGGTGGGCGGCCCCATTAGCCGGGCCCTGTCCGATGCCGGCTACCCGGTCGTTGGCGTCAGCGCTTACGACGAGGAGTCCCGCGAGCGGGCCGAGGTCATGCTGCCCGGTGTGCCGCTGCTTGAGGCGGCCGAGGTGGTAGACAAGGCCGCCTTGGTCTGGCTGACGGTGTCCGATGACGCCATCACGCCGTTGTGCCAAGAACTGGCCTCAAGCTGGCGGCCGGGCCAGGTAGTCGTCCACGCCTCTGGTGCCAGGGGTTTAGCGGCCCTAGCACCGGCGGCCAGGGCCGGGGCTATCACCTTGGCCATCCACCCGGCCATGACCTTCACCGGCACTTCTATCGATGTGGTCAAAATGCACCAGGCCCCCTTTGCCATCACCACACCGGTGGGCTTAGAGCCGTTGGCCGAGGCTTTGGTCCAGGCCCTAGGCGGCTGGCCTTTTGTGGTCCACGAGTCGGACAGGCCGCTCTACCACACCGCCCTGGCCCACTTGTCCAATCACCTGGTCACCTTGGTAGACCAGGCCAGGCAACTGATCCAGACGATCACCGGGGCTGATCCGCACGACCTGCTTGAACCCTTGGCTTTGGCCAGTCTGGAAGCGGCCTTACGCCACGGTATCGACGGACTATCCGGTGCGGTCTCTAGAGGCGATGTCACCACTTTGGTGACTCATCGCCAGGCTTTGGAAAACTGGGCGGCTAGCCGCGGCGGTCTAGTTAGCGGCGAGGTGGCGCTGGATGACCGGGCCAGCGCGGCGCTGGACACCGTTCGGACCTACCGGGAGCTGGCCCTGATGACGGCCCGGGCAGCTGAGCGGGCCGGGCGGATTGACGCTGCCGCGGTCGAGGCTATTGGGCAGGCGTTGGACTGA
- the panC gene encoding pantoate--beta-alanine ligase, giving the protein MAGSEPLLAQTQAELDQALGSSRRTVVMTMGALHQGHLDLVDRAAQLGGQLVVTIFVNPLQFGSGEDFETYPRPLAADLAALKGRGVAVVFAPTVAEMYPRGQVAVSVSTGRLGQVFEGAARPTHFDGAMTVVLKLLQRTRASTAIFGQKDAQQLALIRQMVADLDLGVKIVAVPTRREADGLAMSSRNRYLDPAQRLNALALPRALAAGVEAAGRGEAAPAVLQAARQRLGPMGQGMALDYLELVEPAGFEKVDATYGGPGLIIAALKLGQTRLIDNAPITLGNR; this is encoded by the coding sequence GTGGCAGGCAGCGAACCTCTGCTGGCCCAAACCCAAGCCGAATTGGACCAGGCCCTGGGTTCTTCTCGGCGCACTGTGGTGATGACAATGGGGGCGTTGCACCAAGGCCATTTAGACTTGGTCGACCGGGCCGCCCAGTTGGGCGGTCAGCTAGTAGTAACGATCTTTGTCAATCCCTTACAGTTTGGGTCGGGTGAAGATTTCGAGACCTACCCGCGCCCCTTGGCAGCCGATCTGGCGGCCCTAAAAGGCCGGGGAGTGGCGGTGGTCTTTGCGCCAACGGTGGCGGAGATGTATCCCCGGGGCCAGGTCGCGGTTTCGGTCAGTACCGGGCGGCTGGGCCAAGTCTTTGAGGGAGCGGCCAGACCAACCCATTTCGACGGCGCCATGACAGTGGTACTGAAGCTGTTGCAGCGTACTAGAGCGTCAACGGCCATATTTGGCCAAAAAGACGCCCAACAGCTGGCCTTGATCCGGCAGATGGTGGCTGACCTGGACCTAGGTGTCAAAATCGTGGCCGTTCCGACCCGGCGCGAGGCGGACGGACTGGCCATGTCTTCCCGCAACCGGTACCTTGACCCGGCCCAGCGCCTAAACGCCCTGGCCCTGCCGCGAGCCTTGGCAGCCGGCGTCGAGGCGGCCGGGCGGGGCGAAGCAGCCCCGGCCGTACTTCAGGCCGCTCGGCAGCGCCTTGGCCCGATGGGGCAGGGGATGGCCTTGGACTATCTCGAACTAGTCGAACCGGCCGGATTCGAAAAAGTTGACGCCACCTACGGTGGACCGGGCCTGATCATCGCTGCTCTGAAGCTTGGACAGACCCGGCTAATCGACAACGCACCCATTACTCTGGGCAACCGGTGA
- the lysS gene encoding lysine--tRNA ligase, with product MNSSPPSGGSDLQDLSEHQQVRRAKRQAILDRGEEAYPAAVPIDSSIAAVRAAHGGLEPGTYTGEIVGLAGRVMYLRNTGKLCFATLQDGAGLRLQAMISLAEVGAESLASYKAEVDLGDHLFVHGQVITSKRGELSVLADRWTMAAKALRPLPVLHSELSDESRIRDRTADLIVRQAARDIARQRSQLVRSVRGTMHGLGYDEIETPVLQTVHGGALARPFTTHINAYGIDLYLRIATELFLKRAMIGGLDKVFEVGKIFRNEGADSTHAPEFTSIEVYEAYGDYDTMATLTRQIVQDAAVAVTGSTTVTWSTDGRVIDLGGEQWRQISFFGSLSQALGESIGPDTSREELAKKAQRLEVEVSPAAGSGQLAEALFEHLLGDQLDQPTFVRDFPIDTSPLTRAHRSTPGVAEKWDLYIGGLELATAYSELVDPVIQRQRFEAQAALAAAGDPEAMRLDQDFLDAMEYGMPPAGGMGMGIDRLMMVLTGLGIRETTLFPIVKPLN from the coding sequence GTGAATTCGAGCCCGCCCAGTGGTGGATCCGACCTTCAAGACCTGTCAGAACACCAGCAGGTGCGGCGGGCCAAACGCCAAGCCATTTTGGATCGGGGCGAAGAGGCCTACCCGGCGGCGGTGCCAATCGACAGCTCAATTGCTGCTGTGAGGGCCGCGCACGGTGGTCTTGAGCCCGGCACCTACACCGGTGAGATCGTTGGCCTGGCCGGGCGGGTGATGTATCTGCGCAACACTGGCAAGCTCTGCTTCGCCACGCTGCAAGATGGGGCCGGCTTGCGCCTCCAGGCCATGATCTCCCTAGCCGAGGTTGGCGCCGAATCGCTAGCCAGTTACAAAGCCGAGGTTGACCTGGGCGACCACCTGTTTGTACACGGTCAGGTGATCACCTCCAAAAGAGGCGAGTTATCAGTATTGGCTGACAGGTGGACCATGGCGGCCAAAGCCTTGCGGCCCTTGCCAGTGTTGCACTCAGAGCTATCGGACGAATCGCGCATACGTGACCGGACGGCTGATCTGATAGTGCGCCAAGCCGCCCGGGACATTGCCCGCCAGCGCTCGCAATTGGTCCGTTCGGTCCGGGGCACAATGCATGGTCTGGGTTATGACGAAATCGAGACCCCGGTGTTGCAGACGGTTCACGGCGGTGCCCTGGCCCGGCCCTTCACCACCCACATCAACGCATACGGCATCGACCTGTATCTACGTATCGCCACCGAACTGTTCCTAAAGCGGGCCATGATTGGTGGGCTGGACAAGGTTTTCGAGGTTGGCAAGATCTTCCGCAACGAGGGAGCCGATTCAACCCACGCCCCAGAGTTCACCTCGATCGAGGTCTATGAGGCCTACGGCGACTACGACACAATGGCCACCCTAACCCGGCAGATTGTGCAGGACGCAGCCGTGGCGGTGACCGGCTCGACCACTGTGACTTGGAGCACCGATGGCCGGGTAATAGACCTAGGTGGCGAACAATGGCGCCAGATTTCTTTCTTTGGCTCGCTCAGCCAGGCCTTGGGCGAGTCAATTGGACCGGACACCAGCCGCGAAGAATTGGCCAAGAAGGCCCAGCGCCTCGAAGTCGAAGTCTCACCGGCCGCCGGCTCCGGCCAGCTGGCTGAGGCCCTGTTCGAACACCTTCTGGGTGATCAACTGGACCAGCCGACCTTTGTGCGAGACTTCCCGATTGACACTTCCCCGTTGACGCGGGCGCATCGTTCAACCCCTGGTGTGGCCGAAAAGTGGGATCTGTACATTGGCGGTCTCGAACTGGCTACCGCCTATAGCGAGTTAGTCGACCCGGTGATCCAACGCCAGCGGTTCGAGGCCCAGGCGGCTTTGGCCGCGGCCGGCGACCCTGAGGCCATGCGGCTCGACCAGGACTTCCTCGACGCCATGGAATACGGAATGCCGCCGGCTGGCGGCATGGGAATGGGCATCGACCGCCTGATGATGGTGTTGACCGGACTGGGCATTCGAGAGACAACTCTGTTCCCAATCGTGAAACCCCTGAACTGA
- a CDS encoding Lsr2 family protein: MAQRVQVLLVDDLDGSTATETVTFGLDGVTFEIDLAQQNAADFRAALAPWIQAGRKVAGKTGRAGATRRPVDAETARMREWARANGYKVSDRGRISGEIQAAYRSANS, encoded by the coding sequence ATGGCGCAACGCGTGCAGGTACTCCTGGTCGACGACCTTGACGGTTCGACGGCCACGGAGACGGTGACTTTTGGACTTGATGGAGTTACCTTTGAAATCGATCTAGCCCAGCAAAATGCCGCCGATTTCAGGGCCGCGTTGGCTCCGTGGATCCAGGCTGGACGCAAGGTTGCCGGCAAGACCGGCCGGGCAGGTGCAACTCGCCGTCCGGTTGACGCCGAGACCGCTCGGATGCGTGAGTGGGCCAGGGCCAATGGCTACAAAGTTTCAGACCGAGGCCGGATCTCAGGCGAAATCCAAGCCGCCTACCGATCCGCCAACAGCTAG